The Apibacter raozihei DNA segment ATTAGTCATAGCAATAATTTTTGTCCTTTTAATAGTTGCTTCACTATTATTTTTTATAATAGGACTGATAAAACCTACGCCCATATTAAAAGAGTTAAAGTCAAGAACCAATTCATGGTGGATTATCGTTTTTATATTTATAATTGTTATTTTTTTAGATAAAAGAATTTCCTTTGTAGGAATTGCTTTTCTTTCTTTTTTATCTTTCCGTGAATTATATTCAATACTGGATTTCAGAGATTCTGACCGAAGAGCTGTTTTTTGGTCATTTTTAGCAATACCCATCAATTATTATCTGGCGTATGCAGGTTGGTATAGTGCATTTATAGTATTTATACCTGTATGGATGTTTTTATTTTTACCTGTAAGGCTTATCATCAAAGGTGATACTAAAGGTATTGTTAAGTCCATGGCTTCATTACAATGGATTACTGTTTTATCCATATTTTGCCTCAGCCATACTGCATTTCTATTATCCTTACCAGAAATTCATGGTTTTTTGAACGGAGGCAGAGGTCTTCTTTTATTTTTAGTATTTATGACAGAAATAAATGATATTTCGCAGTATGTGTGGGGCAAGATACTGGGAGAACATAAAATAATACCCACAATCAGCGAAAATAAAACCTGGGAAGGCTTAATAGGAGGAATTATAAGTACAACAATTATTGGATATTTTTTAGGATTTCTGACTCCTTTGTCATTGTGGCCCTTGCTATTGGTAAGCTTTATGATTTCGGTATCTGGTTTTTTTGGATCGTTGGTGATAACTGCTATAAAAAAAGATATTGGAATATTAGAAGAGAATAATGCTGTTTCCGGACAGAAAAGTATACTGGATAGAGTAGATTCTTTATTTTATACAGCACCCGTATTTTTTCATCTGGTATATTATTTTGCATATTAAGAATGAGAAAGCTTATACTGATTTTTGTATATACCATTTGTATTAAAAATTTTCTCAAGTGGGTAATAGGAGTCAAATTTGATTCATCATCTTTTCTTTTAAAAGAAAAGAGCTTTATAATAGTGGCTAATCACAACAGTCATTTGGATGCACTTTCCATTATGGCTTCTCTACCGCCTTCACTTATAGACAAAGTTAAACCTGTAGCAGCAAAAGATTATTTTGGTAAAACAAGGTTGCAAGAAAAATTAAGTAATTATTTCGTTAACACCCTCTTAATAGATAGAAAAAAAGTTTTATTAAATAATAATTCTCAAGGTGACCCTATACATTTAATGGATAATGCTTTAAAAGAAGGATATTCGCTTATAATATTTCCTGAAGGGAGCAGAGGGAATCCAGATGTTTCTCAGCCACTTAAGAAAGGTGTGGCATACGTATTGCTATCAAATAAGCAGGTCAATTATATTCCGGTTTATCTTGAAGGATTAGGAAAAGCTTTACCCAAGGGGGATCATTTAATTTTACCTCATAAAGCTTCGCTTACCTTCGGAACTCCTAAAATGATTAGTTCAGATGATCCTCAGGAAATAGTAGATCAGATTCAAAGAGAAATTTTTGAATTAAAAGAAAAATGAAAATGATAATGTAAATTATTATGATTAATTCGGGTGAAAAATTATCATTTCATTTTTGCAAATTCACATTAACAGTAGTTTAACTTAAGTAGAAAATTATTATTATCAGCTAAAATCAGCAGATACGATATGATTATAAGTTTTTTTAAATAAATTTTCCGAATCTAATGAGTTTACTGTATTTAGTAATTAAATTTTGTTTTTGTATAATTTGAAATAATAATGGTTGAAGAAATTTAGCGATGAATTAAAATCATTTACAATGAATAAATCCGAACCCGATTGGTCTATTTCCGAAAACCATTTTGCAACAGCAGATGGGGTCTCTATATATTACAGACATTGGCAGCCTAATCAGGTTAATCAATATGTTCGTACTATTGTTATATTGCATCGAGGACATGAGCATTCTGGCAGGGTAGCTCATATAGTTGAGGAATTAGGATTTAAAGATACTTCATTTTTTGCCTGGGATGCACGTGGAAACGGAAAGTCGGAAGGAGAGAGAGGATATAGTCCTGATTTTGCAACTCTTGTCAATGATTTGGAATTATTTATAAGACATATATCTGAAAAGTACCAGATACCTATAAGCAGTATTATAATTATTGCACAAAGTTTAGGTGCAGTAATAGCAACAACCTGGGTTCATGATTATGCCCCAAAAATTAAAGCTTTAATTTTAACTTCACCAGCATTTAAATTACATTTAAGATATCCCGGTGCTCTAATTGCTGTTAAAATATGGCAAAAAATTAAAGGCAATTTTTATTTAAAATCATATATCAAAGGTAAAGAACTTTCCCATGATTTAAACAGGGCTACTTCTTATCATAATGATCCCTTAGTATCCTTGCAGATATCGTCTAATTTGTTAATTGGTATATTTGATACATCTGCTCGAATTGTATCTGATGCACAAGCAATACAAGTACCTACATTGTTGCTCATTTCTGAAGAGGATAAAATAGTTCACAAAAAAGTTCAAGAAGAATTTTATCTCGCATTAGGTTCTTCCATTAAAGAAAAACATAATTTCAGTGGCTTTTTTCACGATACATTAGGAGAAAAAGAAAGATACAAAGCATTTAAAGCGATTAAAAATTTTATTGAAAAAGTAGAGTTTATTTATGTTCCGATAAATTTAAAAAATTCAGATCAAAAGGGGGTAACGTATGATGAATACGTTCAATCAATTCTTCCTATCCCTTTTTATAGTATAAAAAATATTTATTATTTTTTCTTAAAGTCATACATAAAGATGGTTGGAAAAAGAATTTCCAAAGGCTTGAAATTAAGTCACCAATTCGGTTTAAATTCTCCTATTTCTTTAGAGTACATATATAATAATCAACCAGAGGCTATAGGGGTTATGAAAAATGTAGGTATAGGTAAATATTTAGATAAAAAATATTTAGATCGGCTAATATGGAAAGGATTGAGAATTAGGAAAAGTAACTTGGAAAATCTTGTAGGTAAATACGTTAAAAAATTAAATAAATCTGAAGTTTCCGTAAGTATTTTAGATGTAGCTACCGGGCACGGAGGGTGCATACTGAATATCGTTGACCTGTATAAAGATAAAATTGACAGTATCCTGTTATGTGATGTAAATGAATCGAATGTTAGAGCAGGAGAAAAATATATCAAACAAAATAAATTACAAAATAAAGCTCAATGTTTAAAATCTGATTTTTTTAGCGAATCTCTTTTTTCAAATATTAAATTCCTACCCACTTTAAGCATTATTTCAGGTTTTTGTGAATTGTTCCCTGATAATAATAAATTAAATCACGCTTTAGAGCTTCTTACCGGAATTATACCTAAGGGAGGTTACTTAATCTATACTAATCAATCCGGTCATACGCATAATGAAATATTAAACAGAATATTGAATAAAAGTTCTTTAAAAAACAAAACTCCTCAAATTATAAGAAGAAGAATACAAGCAGAAATGGATCAGCTAATTGAAAATTTTGGTTTTGAAAAAGTAGAACAGCTTATTGATCCCTGGGGTATTTATACTGTTTCTGTGGCTAAAAAATTTAAATAGTTATTTTCAAGTTTTCTTATTTGTAAAATTTATGTTTTATATAATCATAATTTGATTTTATAAAACTTGTTGTTTTATAAACATTAAAAAAAATACTATTATTACATTCTTTATATAAGCTGTATTTTTTTATCTATTTCAAATTCATGAATATTTTAGTTAAAAATCTGTACTTAGTCTATGAAATTATTGTCTTTTCCAATTTGAAAAAGATAGCAATAAAATAAAGCCACTATAAATTAAATATCAGTACTGAACAAAAAGAAAATTCGTAAATTAAAATTTAATTATATATTACGTATGTTAATGTATATTGTGTTTATATGGAAATTTATTTATTTTTTAAGCTTTAATTAATGAAATTTCCAAAAAATTAACGTTTTTTTTATTTTATATATGTATAGCTTATTGTTTTTAAGATTATTGAATAAATGATAAATTAAAATATAAAATACTTATTTTCTAATGTTATTTTAAAATTGATTGTGAAAAACTAACTTATTAGAAATAAGTTTTTACCTAAATAAGGATTATTAGATATGAAAAGGTTTAATATGAAGGATTTTTTATAAAAAAGTTTAAATATATTTATATAAAAAGATAAAAAAATAACTATATTTATACTTAAAAAATAATGATGGAAATTTTGTTGTAACATTTTTTGTTTAAAAAGTTAATGAGGAAGCATGAAAAAGAAAATATGTTAAAAAATATAGGATATGTATTATGTTATTAAAGATGATTCTGAGACAGGAAAAAGGCTCAAAGAATTGTTGGAAAAAAGAAAGGAAGTTTATAATCAAATTAAAAAGTTGTCAGAAAAATATGGATTCAAAAGATGGATACCTGATTACAATTGCTCAACAGAGATATCAGCTGTCTGGTTTGATACCAATCCTAATCCAAAAGTTTGGAAAAAGTATAGAAACGGATATTACCCGAAGGCTAATACAATTGATGGAAGAAATATTATTTCTGAATTTAAAGGTATTTCGGTAGTAGATTTTAGAGATTTTAACGACTATATCGGATACGATGAAAATGAATGTTTTTATGCCGGTTTTGGATTAACTGATGGGTATGTAGGGCTAGATACTGGAGAACTGGATGTGAAAATGCCTAAGGATTGCCAGGAAGTAAGCTATTCTGAATATATTAATGTTTTCAAGACTAAAGTCTACGAAAAGCAATAGGCAACTTTCAGATATAATTAATCAGTTGATGTAATTAATACTTGATTTTATATTTCCGTTTTTAATGATTTTGATTATTAGCGGCAAGGTTTTTACATATAATTAAAGCCCTACTTAGAGGGCTTTAAAACTAATTAATCAATTGTTTGGAATTATTAACAATTAAGTTCTGATTTGAAGAATATAAATATACTCTCTATTAGTTAAAAATTATTGAGGAAAACCGTAAAAAGGTTTCTTAAAATAAAAAAGGTGATTTATCAATTGATAAATCACCTTTTTTGTTAGGGTGGCCAATGGGTCTCGAACCCACGACCTTCGGAACCACAATCCGACGCTCTAACCAACTGAGCTATGGCCACCGTTTTGGGAATGCAAATATATAAATAGATTTCTTAATATCAAATAAAATTTTCAAAATCTTTTAATCCAATCCATTTTTGAGTAGTAAAACCTTCTCCTGAATCAGTTCCGATAAGTCTTCCCAGATTTTCTGCCCTGTAAATAATACTTTTCTTAAAATTAGAAGAAGTTATAGGTGTAGTGGGTTCTTTGGAGTCTGGATCATAAAACTGGGTCTTATAAGCCATACAAGCTTCTACTTTCTGATTTAAAAATTCAGAAATATCTATAATAAAGTCTGGCTTAGCTTCATTCCATTGTATGTAATTAAAAACATACTTAGGTCTCCATACCGGTTGAGGCTTATCATCATAAAATGTTTCTACTTTGACTAGACCTGATAAGAAACAGGCATCATAAACTAATTTAGAAGCCTTGCCATGATCTGGGTGTCTATCATCAACAGCATTAGCTAAAACATATTCAGGTTGATATTTCCGTATTATTTTTATAACCTCCAATTGGTTTGTTTCATTATTTAGAAAAAAACCATCTCTCATGTTTAAATTCTTTCTAACTGAAACTCCTAAAATTTTAGAAGCTTCGCTGGCTTCGTATTTACGGGTTTCAGCAGTTCCACGGGTACCAAGTTCTCCTTGAGTTAAGTCTATAATTCCTACTTTTTTATCAAAAGAAATCATCTTGGCTAATGTTCCGCCACAGCCAAGCTCTACATCATCAGGATGAGCTCCTATAGCTAAAATATCTAATTTCATTTTATCGGTTTTTATATAGTTACAAAAAACTTCAGTAAAATTACTGAAGTTTCATTTAGTATGTTAAGATTTACTAGATTTTCACAAAGAAGGTTTGATCTTAGCCATAAGCCTTTCCACTCTGGCTTTAATATCCGATTTATCGGAAATCTGCCAAGCACTGATAGAAAAGGTATTACCTTTAGTTCTAACCATCAGTCCATAATCAGCATTGTCAGATGTCCATATTCCTGGAGATGACGGATTGCCGAATTCTTCCTTAACTATTGACTCTACGCTTTGTACTTTATCTGCTGTAGATTGGATATCTTCTCTGTATTTATATTTTTCCTGAGAAAATCCAATTACTGAAAATAAGCTCAAAAACAAAATTAAAAGTTTATTTTTCATAGTTATGTATTTAGTATCTGCAAGGTATAAAAAAATCAGGTTAGTATTTGAAATAATTAATTTATACTTGCAATATTCTGTTTATAATTGTATTTAAATGCCCAATATTCGTGCCAAATACATGTTAACGAAAATAACCCATTGTAAATGAATACAATGGGTTGAGTATTTTAATAAGTAATAAAATTACTTTTTGTAATTCTTGTATTTATTAAAGAACTTGTCAACTCTTCCGGCAGTGTCAACTAACTTAACTTTTCCGGTATAGAATGGGTGAGAAGTACTTGAAATCTCCATTTTAACCAATGGGTATTCTGTTCCTTCATACTCAATAGTGTCTTTTGTTTCTGCTGTCGAACGGCAAATAAACACCTCGTCGTTACTCATGTCTTTGAAAACAACTAATCTATAATTATCCGGATGAATGTCTTTTTTCATTTTGCTAAAAATTTGAGTGGCAAATCTACAATTTTTTTTACTAACAGACAAGAAGTTTGAATAAAAAAAAGAAGATTTAAAAATTAATATATTTTTAAAGAAAAGACTACCTGTTAATTTTTACTAATTTCATGTAAATGAAAAGATTATTTATTAAAATAAATGACCTTTTTCAGTCTATTTACATTAAAAAATTATAGTTAAAAAATGAACAGGCAATAATTATTCTTAATTTAATTTTGTTTGTAAACCTTGATCAATAGCGTCCAAAAACTCTTCCGTGTTTAAGTAATCTGCTCTGGTCAGTTTATCTCCTTTAACTAAAAGAGCTAAATCTTTAGTCATTTTTCCATTTTCAACAGTTTCTATACAAACTTTTTCAAGAGTTTCAGCAAAATTTACCAGCTCAGGAGTATTGTCTAGTTTTCCTCTATGTATTAATCCTCTTGTCCAGGCAAAGATAGAAGCAATAGGGTTAGTAGATGTTTCTTTTCCTTCCTGATGAAGTCTGTAATGGCGGGTAACTGTTCCGTGAGCAGCCTCTGCTTCTACAGTTTTACCATCCGGTGTAACCAATACGGAAGCCATCAGTCCTAAAGAGCCAAAACCTTGTGCTACAGTATCAGATTGTACATCACCATCATAATTTTTACATGCCCATACAAATCCACCATTCCATTTCATTGCTGATGCTACCATATCATCAATTAATCTGTGTTCATAAGTAATACCTAGCTCTTTAAATTTATTCTGATACTCATTCTCATAAATTTCCTGAAATATATCTTTAAATCTTCCATCGTATGCTTTCAGAATAGTATTTTTTGTAGATAAATATAATGGCCATTTTTTAGTTAATGCCATTTGGAAAGACGAATGGGCAAAGCCTCTGATGGATTCATCGGTATTATACATTGATAAGGCAACACCGCTATCTTTAAAATCATAAACATCCCAGGTCTGAGGCTCTCCGTTTTCTGGTGTAAAAGTCATGGTTAATTTACCAGGACCTTTCGTGACAACGTCTGTGGCTTTATATTGATCACCAAACGCATGTCTTCCTATAACAATAGGTTGTGTCCATCCCTGTACATAACGAGGAACATTATTCATGATTATGGGTTCTCTGAATACAGTTCCACCAACAATATTACGAATAGTACCATTGGGAGATTTCCACATTTTTTTAAGATTAAATTCTTTTACGCGGGCTTCATCAGGAGTGATTGTTGCACACTTTACTGCAACATTATATTTTTTTGTAGCTTCTGCCGAATCAATAGTTACCTGATCATTTGTTTTATCCCTATTTTCAATTCCTAAATCAAAATATTTTAAGTCGATATCTAAATAAGGAAGAATTAATTTATCCTTGATAAATTTCCAGATTATTCTGGTCATTTCATCCCCATCCATTTCAACTACCGGGTTAAGTACTTTTATTTTTTGCATAATAAATATTGATTGGTTTTTCCAAATATAATAAGTCTTAAGCTAGTAATGCAAATATTTATCTTATAATTTTTGCTTATCTTTATAGAATGTTTTTTTTATAAATATCCAGAATTTATCTCTCACTTTTATTTTAGAATTAAATTTTTTTTATTTCAATTTTGCCAATATATTAAGATTATAAAAACTGCTTTTTTATTTTATATTTAGCTATTTTTAATAGAATTTTAAGTGTTAGTTCAATATCGGTTTATCTTAAAATTCTGCAATAACTAAAATGCTAAATCTTTTATGCTTTGCCACTTCCAGATGTAAGCAAGTGATGCCATTTTTGTGCAGTACCTTTGATTTTAAAAATAAATTTAATAATATAAATATGATTTTTCTTAAAGTGTACACATCAAATTACAATATATCTTCTAACCCTGTTACCTTTTGCTGTAAACGCAAAATTCATTTACTAAATATAAATTTTTAAAACTATATTCTTTAGAAAGGCAGATGTTTGTAAATTCGTTGAGATTTTTATAATAAAGTTTGGTATAGAATTTTCATTTGATTCTATAACAGTATAAATAAATAATTAAATGAAAAAAACGTTGGTTATAGGCGCTTCGGAAAATCCAGAAAGATATAGTTACAAAGCGGTTAAACTTTTAAGACAATATGAGCATCCGGTTGTAGCTATAGGAAATAAAGAGGGCTCAATAGGAGATGTCTCTTTTTCCAAAGAATTGCCTGATATCATTGATTTGGATACCATAACTTTATATTTAAATCCTGATAGGCAAAAAGAGTATTATGAATATATTATTTCTTTGAAGCCTAAAAGAATTATATTTAATCCGGGAACAGAAAATAATGAGTTAGTAAACTTGGCACAGGATAACAATATTGTTTCAGAAGAGGCCTGTACATTGGTATTATTAAGAACCAATCAATATTAGCAAAATTTTTTTACTATCAGTAATATATAAATAAGATTTTATCCGAAAATTTAATAAAAAAGTATGCTTCAAAAAGCTTAAGTTTTGAAGCATAATTTGTTTTAAATTATTTTAGAATCTTAGAACATAGGGTGTTGGTTTTTAGATTCTTTAGGTACATTTTGATGTACATCCCAATGCTCAACTATTTTTCCATTGATTACCTTAAAAATATCTATAGTAGAAGTAAGTGTTCCATCAGGATTTGAATTTTTAATGTGTAAAAAAACTAGATCTCCTTCAGCTGCTGCGTGCTGCACGTCAATACTAGTTTTTCCCTGACCTTTAAACCATATTTCAGCTTCTTTTTTTAATGCTTCTGCTCCGTCTGCAACTGTAGGATTATGTTGAATATAGTCTTCAGCAACATACTTGTCGATTGCAGATAAGTCTTTATCTCCAAAAAGTTTCTGATAAAAATCTAATACTAGTTTTTTGTTATTTTCTGCCGAATTATTTATTGTTTCAAAACGTTCAGTTGAAGTCTTGTTTTCCGTTTCATTTTTTTTCTTTTCACAACTTGATATCATTCCTAAAATTAAAACGACAATGCTTAAGATTACTTTTTTCATTTTCTTATTTTTTTCAAATATATAAATTATTCTGTAATATTTAAAGTTACAGTTTTAAATTTGATTAAAAACTTTATATTAGTGAAAAAATATTTATATTCATTAATGTAACAGCTTAGAGAAAAATTAATAAATTCATTTATATGTAAATAAATGAGTATAAATCTTTTAAATGTTTAAGGGAAAAAGTAATATTATTTTGCTAAGACTCTCTTTTTTTGATTAAATTACAATTGCTGATAAATTTATTATAAAAGTTATTATTTTTTAACATTAAAAAAGCATTGATTGCAGTTTCTAAGGATAATCTCACTGTTTATAATTGTATGGATACAGCTAATCAAATCAAATCAAATAGTCTTATGTATCAATTATTTAAGCAATTGATACGCCATCAAAGCAAATAAATATGCGATGCCAGTCATTGCAAATAATTGAATTGTGGGCCACTTCCATGAATTAGTTTCTTTTTTCACAATGGCAAGAGTGCTAATGCATTGCATAGCAAAGGCATAGAAAAGTAATATAGAGACACCTGTTGCAAAGTTAAAAGTAGGTTCTCCTGTATTATGGTTAATATCTTTGCGCATAAGCTCTTTTAATTTTAGGTTTTCTTCACCATCATCTTCCATACTGTAAATAGACGCTAAGGTTCCAACAAATACTTCTCTGGCGGCAAATGAAGATAAAATACCTATATCAATTTTCCAATCGTAACCTAACGGTTCAAAAATGGGTTCAATGCTTTTACCAAATCTTCCCAAATAAGAATCTTCTAAAGAAGTTTCTTTTAAAAAGTATAATTTTTGATCTTCTTCATTTTTAGCAAAGCCATAAGTACCCAGAGCCCATAGTATAACGCTGACGGCTAAAATTATTTTACCAGCATTAGCAACAAAACTCCACGAATTTTCAAATAAACCATAAAATACATTTCTCCAGAATGGTACCTTATAATTAGGCATATCAAGAATCAGATAACTCTTATATTTAGATTTTATAAATTTATTGGCAATAGCTGCTCCAATGAATGCCATAATTACGCCTAGAAGATACATAAGCATCATTGTTAATCCTTGATAATTGAAGAAACCTTTACCTTTTGGAATAATTAATGCGATAATTATAGAGTATACTGGTAACCTTGCTGAACAAGTAATGAAAGGGGTTACTAATATGGTAATGAGTCTTTCTTTAGCATTTTCAATGTTTCTGGCAGACATAACAGCGGGAATTGCACAGGCTGCACCCGACAATAGTGGAACTACACTTTTACCGTTTAAGCCTACTGGCCTAAACCATCGATCCATAAGAAAAACCACACGCGACATATAACCACTTTCCTCCATTAACATAAGGAAAAAAAACAAAATGGCTATTTGAGGTACAAAAACGGCAACTCCGCTAATACCTGGTAATATACCATCAGCAACAAGCTCCATAAGAGGTCCACTTGGTAAATGTTCTTTCAGTAGGTTGCTAGAATAAGCAAATATTTCTTCAATCCAATCCTGAGGAAAGCTGGATAGATAAAAAAGAGATTGAAATATGAGGAATAAAATACCAAAAAATAAAATATAGCCCCAAAAAGGATGAGTTGCTATTTTATCTATTTTATTGGTCAAAGTCTGAAACGTAGGATCTTT contains these protein-coding regions:
- a CDS encoding nuclear transport factor 2 family protein; its protein translation is MKKVILSIVVLILGMISSCEKKKNETENKTSTERFETINNSAENNKKLVLDFYQKLFGDKDLSAIDKYVAEDYIQHNPTVADGAEALKKEAEIWFKGQGKTSIDVQHAAAEGDLVFLHIKNSNPDGTLTSTIDIFKVINGKIVEHWDVHQNVPKESKNQHPMF
- the bshB1 gene encoding bacillithiol biosynthesis deacetylase BshB1 yields the protein MKLDILAIGAHPDDVELGCGGTLAKMISFDKKVGIIDLTQGELGTRGTAETRKYEASEASKILGVSVRKNLNMRDGFFLNNETNQLEVIKIIRKYQPEYVLANAVDDRHPDHGKASKLVYDACFLSGLVKVETFYDDKPQPVWRPKYVFNYIQWNEAKPDFIIDISEFLNQKVEACMAYKTQFYDPDSKEPTTPITSSNFKKSIIYRAENLGRLIGTDSGEGFTTQKWIGLKDFENFI
- a CDS encoding lysophospholipid acyltransferase family protein, yielding MRKLILIFVYTICIKNFLKWVIGVKFDSSSFLLKEKSFIIVANHNSHLDALSIMASLPPSLIDKVKPVAAKDYFGKTRLQEKLSNYFVNTLLIDRKKVLLNNNSQGDPIHLMDNALKEGYSLIIFPEGSRGNPDVSQPLKKGVAYVLLSNKQVNYIPVYLEGLGKALPKGDHLILPHKASLTFGTPKMISSDDPQEIVDQIQREIFELKEK
- the feoB gene encoding ferrous iron transport protein B; the encoded protein is MNKKNIALIGNPNSGKTTLFNQLSGLHQKTGNYPGITVEKKKGKFIFKNIEYNLLDLPGTYSLCPSSADEELVLNILTSPNNPDYPDCIVVVADVHNMKRSLFLYEQVKDLELPVILAINQIDDIEKEGIIIKENNIPEFFDTPVVLISSRKGKGITELKEAIFKGTTASSSPSFKYPSEYEKAVQEFKENFKLNDYLAWLLLSQSKNEIIPNQFREKAAEIIKEYKLVPKRLQLKETISRHQKIDSLVEKIIHKDPTFQTLTNKIDKIATHPFWGYILFFGILFLIFQSLFYLSSFPQDWIEEIFAYSSNLLKEHLPSGPLMELVADGILPGISGVAVFVPQIAILFFFLMLMEESGYMSRVVFLMDRWFRPVGLNGKSVVPLLSGAACAIPAVMSARNIENAKERLITILVTPFITCSARLPVYSIIIALIIPKGKGFFNYQGLTMMLMYLLGVIMAFIGAAIANKFIKSKYKSYLILDMPNYKVPFWRNVFYGLFENSWSFVANAGKIILAVSVILWALGTYGFAKNEEDQKLYFLKETSLEDSYLGRFGKSIEPIFEPLGYDWKIDIGILSSFAAREVFVGTLASIYSMEDDGEENLKLKELMRKDINHNTGEPTFNFATGVSILLFYAFAMQCISTLAIVKKETNSWKWPTIQLFAMTGIAYLFALMAYQLLK
- a CDS encoding CoA-binding protein → MKKTLVIGASENPERYSYKAVKLLRQYEHPVVAIGNKEGSIGDVSFSKELPDIIDLDTITLYLNPDRQKEYYEYIISLKPKRIIFNPGTENNELVNLAQDNNIVSEEACTLVLLRTNQY
- a CDS encoding phosphatidate cytidylyltransferase, giving the protein MNSLFRLDILKKDEILLVIAIIFVLLIVASLLFFIIGLIKPTPILKELKSRTNSWWIIVFIFIIVIFLDKRISFVGIAFLSFLSFRELYSILDFRDSDRRAVFWSFLAIPINYYLAYAGWYSAFIVFIPVWMFLFLPVRLIIKGDTKGIVKSMASLQWITVLSIFCLSHTAFLLSLPEIHGFLNGGRGLLLFLVFMTEINDISQYVWGKILGEHKIIPTISENKTWEGLIGGIISTTIIGYFLGFLTPLSLWPLLLVSFMISVSGFFGSLVITAIKKDIGILEENNAVSGQKSILDRVDSLFYTAPVFFHLVYYFAY
- a CDS encoding isocitrate dehydrogenase (NADP(+)) yields the protein MQKIKVLNPVVEMDGDEMTRIIWKFIKDKLILPYLDIDLKYFDLGIENRDKTNDQVTIDSAEATKKYNVAVKCATITPDEARVKEFNLKKMWKSPNGTIRNIVGGTVFREPIIMNNVPRYVQGWTQPIVIGRHAFGDQYKATDVVTKGPGKLTMTFTPENGEPQTWDVYDFKDSGVALSMYNTDESIRGFAHSSFQMALTKKWPLYLSTKNTILKAYDGRFKDIFQEIYENEYQNKFKELGITYEHRLIDDMVASAMKWNGGFVWACKNYDGDVQSDTVAQGFGSLGLMASVLVTPDGKTVEAEAAHGTVTRHYRLHQEGKETSTNPIASIFAWTRGLIHRGKLDNTPELVNFAETLEKVCIETVENGKMTKDLALLVKGDKLTRADYLNTEEFLDAIDQGLQTKLN
- a CDS encoding bifunctional alpha/beta hydrolase/class I SAM-dependent methyltransferase; translation: MNKSEPDWSISENHFATADGVSIYYRHWQPNQVNQYVRTIVILHRGHEHSGRVAHIVEELGFKDTSFFAWDARGNGKSEGERGYSPDFATLVNDLELFIRHISEKYQIPISSIIIIAQSLGAVIATTWVHDYAPKIKALILTSPAFKLHLRYPGALIAVKIWQKIKGNFYLKSYIKGKELSHDLNRATSYHNDPLVSLQISSNLLIGIFDTSARIVSDAQAIQVPTLLLISEEDKIVHKKVQEEFYLALGSSIKEKHNFSGFFHDTLGEKERYKAFKAIKNFIEKVEFIYVPINLKNSDQKGVTYDEYVQSILPIPFYSIKNIYYFFLKSYIKMVGKRISKGLKLSHQFGLNSPISLEYIYNNQPEAIGVMKNVGIGKYLDKKYLDRLIWKGLRIRKSNLENLVGKYVKKLNKSEVSVSILDVATGHGGCILNIVDLYKDKIDSILLCDVNESNVRAGEKYIKQNKLQNKAQCLKSDFFSESLFSNIKFLPTLSIISGFCELFPDNNKLNHALELLTGIIPKGGYLIYTNQSGHTHNEILNRILNKSSLKNKTPQIIRRRIQAEMDQLIENFGFEKVEQLIDPWGIYTVSVAKKFK
- a CDS encoding type B 50S ribosomal protein L31, whose translation is MKKDIHPDNYRLVVFKDMSNDEVFICRSTAETKDTIEYEGTEYPLVKMEISSTSHPFYTGKVKLVDTAGRVDKFFNKYKNYKK